The Glycine max cultivar Williams 82 chromosome 17, Glycine_max_v4.0, whole genome shotgun sequence genome contains the following window.
aTGATTTGGAACCTTCCCAACAGAAACACGCACAAATTGGTTGACTTGACCGATACATTTGATTTTTGACAGAACTTTTATTGTAGTTGCATCTCCTGGTTGTTTCGTGGGTAGCTCTTTAACATGTGCATTTTGCGATTCCAATTCGCATGtatccaaataaataaaaagacgaAATCAAAATGATATTTCAACCAAATTGACCTTTAACTTTACAAAAGGTGATATACACATTTCGCAATTAAAACAgtactattttttatatgtgaataacccaaataaaaaattagaaaatatagatGGAATCTTTAACAAAAATGCCATCATAAGCCAGccaaatccagcatcacaaatGCAATTCCAACCAAAGGCTTCTAAAAGTTGCATGACAACAATACGAGCACTATGCTATCTTTATCCATTTTTGCTGTATAGCATTTAGTTAACGCAAAACTGTTTTGAACAACTTTTTCGTgaactaattatttaaaacttttaattgataaatgaaaaacataaataattccaGGTTTAGTAATAAAATGATGAAATAGTCCATACactcaatatttaatttaattacaaactgatatatatatatataataaatttgttaagttttataataattaatttaaaatgctatacagaaaaaaataaaggataaagGTAGCATAGTGCTCGGATTTGTCACTAAAGTAAagaattgtaattttattttttaaaaatgtataataaaatcataataaataaataaataataattagtgtAATGAGTCTCGCTCGACTCTTGGTTGGATGATAATCTTgatgtcaacaaaaaaaaatcatttttttaatcttcttttAATGTAAACTTTGGTACTTAAGTCATTTTGAGAATGAGTGAAGTGATGAAATTGGAGAGTAAAGACATTAATTTGTGTTATCGTCTCTGGCCCTTTTATATTGAGGATTTCTCATTCATCCCTTGATTTTGTACGTGCATATAGAGAGGATACGTCTTTCTCGCCTCACGTGATTTTCGGAGGTTGTTTTGTTATTGGATAATTTTAAGTATGATTTGTTGTTTCGCATGTGTATTACCTTGATCCGATTTGGTCAGTGTGTTCTTACAGCTTTTGGGTCTCTCATGTGCACATTTGTCTCTTGTTTTTACACTTTTATGATCTAGAACGAATAATTAATCAACCGATAACCATGCTTTAATGTGAAACGATTATAGAATAAAGTTGAAAGAAAGTAGAAACATTACCGACAGTGGCTCATGTATTTTcctatttattttgtttgtttgatttgatttgattaattttCAGGGTACTCTAATGATATTAAGTCACAATCTAATTATCCTTTGTAGTAGATGGTGAGAGTTGTCTTCTCCCAAACCATCAAATTATAAGATCCAAAATCTCTTTTGATGAGGTCTGATCCCTCCcgtatatataaacaaatttagaagttaaaattaaacaatacaTAACTTGAAATTAATGTTCAGAGTGCATTTACTTTATTATAacactataaataaatatgaaaatggtAAAGCAAAAGTTCAAAAAGCTTTGTGTTTGAGACTaactttgagtttaatttttctttaaattgtaTCAAAACGGAATACAAGTTACaaaagttatattattatttattgaatgtCTTGGTTGTGGGTAGTATCGATTGACAGTGGCAGACACAGACAGGCAACAACTAGATTTACAAATTGGAACATTAATTAGATACGTAAATTACGTGTTTCTTATAATTGTTTTTGaggaaagaaaatgattaagaaaaaatgaacGATAATGtacttttttatgattttaattaatagcatacataaaataatcatatatataaaaataaacaaacttattataaataacagtttataattaaataataatataattatataaatgtattttaaactcttattatattatttatttatttgaatgaagaaattaaatttttgttaaagttttaaaaagctCTTCATTCTTTCATTGACTGGACCATTTGCAATGGAGAATCgtgaataaagaaaagaaaaaaaaaaggataaaaaaagagaagaaagtgcCCGCCGTTTCGGAAACGGGCTTTTGAGTTTGTTGACTTGGCAAAGGCAAAGGCAAAGGCAGCGGTTGTAATAAATGTGAATAAATAGCGTTTGGTTTGGTGATGTTCATAAGAGGTGTCTCGGTGAAGTCAAGGTTGGTCTCTTCTGGTCTGTTCTGTTCTTCTACGCAGACACATAACATAACACAAcgcacctcttcttcttcttctttcccttCAAATTTCAACTTCTTCATCCATTTTGTGCTCCAAACAGCACAAACACTGCAATCACACCGTCTTCGCTTTCTACTCATCTAAaaggtggttttttttttttccctttcataACACCGATTCTTCTCTCTGGGTTTTCGtttctctgtttttgttttgttccttTAACCGTTTGGTCTGTTACCCTTTTCTTCTCATCTCATCAACACGCACGAATATCGAGACttggaattttttcttttttgaaaaaaaataatttttgggtTCAACTCTGTCTCTACATAaaagaatgaatttttttacaaagtccatctgtaatatttttttatttaaaacccaGAATTCTCTTTAATCACTTTGGTTTCATGCTTGCTTATTACTTTTTGGGGCTAATTGtctttgaagttgtttatttatttattttctgggACATGATTAAGGTGGTTCtgcatgtttgtttgtttgtttgggcAGTGTTACCCTTTCGgggtttatatataaataatagaaataagaaattttatactTTCTGCCTTTCCAAAGTTTAAGAGTAATAGAATGTAACCGTAAACCTttctggtgttttttttttaatcgttTTTTGAAAGTGAAATTTGCTTTCACGACATTTGTTTATTGGGAGTAATATAATGTGCCGCTGCCGGTTTTTATTTGTGGGGATGGttagtgatttttttcttcttctgaattttaattcatttgtcGGTGTTCCTGTTTGCACTTTGACTAATtgcatgtaatttggtgttCTGTCATGCAACAACAGATTAATGGGAATGTGTGTCCCCTTTATTGTCCATGTGAAGGGGAAAAACCTTAAAGCCGAGAGAGGCTACTTTTCTTATAATTCCCTTTAGTGGTTTTGGAAGAGCCTaagtatttttcttctctttcattttattttatcatgttgCTGCAAAGTTACTGACAAAGGGCTTGTTAGTTCATCTCTAAATTTTGTTTCCTTGTCTTgtctatagtttttttaatggtGCAATTTATGTTTGTGTTCCTAGTGctttatttcttttgaaaaattaaaatgactatTTAGTTTATACGATCGAAggggaaaaagatgaaaaaaaatactatgtcAATTTATAATTTGCTTTCCATATTCTCATCATGTGAAATTCTGAACAATGTTATAACGATCAATGTTGTAATTAAGTTTCTGTCCGGAAAAGCAAATGATCATTGATCAAAAGTTTTGAGTTGATCATAAATGCCGAAAAGGTGATTCCACAGTGTGAGAACTTCAAAATTCTTCTAGAAGTATGTTAAGACATTGTATATACACTAGCATGAGATAACAGCCTAACCACATTTGCATAGGTGGTGGTTGATtggttcttttcttttgtttatgtttGGTGTTGTTTATCCTCAGAGAAAGTGTGCCTAGTCTTATTGATACTTCTTTCAGTGACTTAACCGGTTATATTGAAACTTACCTCCAGATAGAGGTTCATGGGTTGCTTTGGCTTCTGCAAAGGAGATGATAGTGTTACAGTTGCTGACAGAGGACCTTTCATGCAAAGCACTCCTACTGGTAATCCACCATTTCCATTCTTTTTTCCacctttaaaattttctattttatgatTCTTAATTCTTACATTTAATTTCATACAAGTCAATGACATGATTTGAATCGCAAGGTTCATGCTTTGTGTCTACAATCTGTACAAATTCTTATACAACAATTTGATCTTGAAGTCATTGGCATTTCATGCGattcttatatctttttttgTGCCATTCTCAAGTGATCACCTTCTAAATTGAGATGTTCGGAAAATGGCCTGTCCTAAGTCTTCTAGTTCAAGTGATTGTAGTAGtattaattgtatatttatacTTCTGTTAGCAGTTCATAactcttgttttcattttggcTCCACTTTCGTTTGGTCTTAATCTGTTAATACAATGCAGGGAACCCCAGTTATCATGGAAGACACACAGCAGTAACTGCTCCTCGGACTATAAATTTTCAACCTATTGCTGTCCCTTCCATCACAGTAGATGAATTGAAGTCTTTGACAGATAATTTTGGCTCAAAATATTTCATTGGTGAGGGTGCATATGGGAAAGTATATCAAGCCACATTGAAAAATGGGCATGCAGTAGTAATAAAAAAGTTAGATTCCAGTAATCAGCCAGAGCAGGAATTTCTTTCTCAGGTTTGGTTCAATTGCAGTTGTAAACTTTTAGTGATAAGACTGTAAAAGggaatatgtttttattcagtACTTCTGATTCCCATCTTTTGTAGGTCTCCATCGTATCAAGGCTAAAGCATGAAAACGTTGTCGAGCTTGTTAACTATTGTGTTGATGGTCCTTTCCGTGCCCTTGCCTACGAGTATGCTCCTAAAGGATCCCTTCACGATATTCTACATGGTTAGTCATAAATTGTACTGCATTATCTATCTCTCTTTTTCTGCATGTTATACAGATATGTTCaaactttattattataattttgagatcAATGCTGGCTGATTTTCTATAGAAACTTGTAACTGGTTTAGCctgtgattttgaaaacaacgtCATCCTTGGAAATGAAACTTAACAGCTTTTAAATTATACCATCAATcagatgtttttaattttttatccacaTGATCACCCactaatcttttaatttttactgaTTGGATGAAAACAGCATGAAAAGATCTTACACACCCCACTAATTTCTTCATTACACACCCCACTAATTTCTTCATTACACACCCCACTAATTTCTTCATTATATATGCAACTTTATTATAATTGTGGATATAGGACGCAAAGGTGTCAAGGGTGCACAACCTGGTCCAGTTCTCTCATGGGCTCAGAGAGTTAAAATTGCTGTTGGAGCAGCCAGGGGACTTGAATATCTTCATGAAAAGGCAGAGATTCATATCATCCATCGTTACATTAAGTCTAGTAACATACttctttttgatgatgatgttgcAAAGGTTGCTGATTTTGATTTGTCAAATCAAGCCCCTGATGCAGCAGCACGTCTTCATTCTACTCGTGTTCTTGGGACCTTTGGTTATCATGCTCCAGAGTAAGTTATTCCTGGAAGCCTAATTTGACCTTCTTTTGCAGTGAATGCTTGCTTTTTCACATACAGAAGACCGGATATGATAAAGAATTTCTGCTTAagttgaaagatgaaaaaactGGAATAAGAGAATATGAAAATCACAATTGAGTAAACATGAAACTGATTAATTGTAAATTAGAAATATCTTTGGACAGTGATGTACTGAACTTCAATCCACTTTAGGGCCAATTATTAACTCTCTTTACACAAGTTgtggtttttttataatttattgggcttgatttttttatgacagATATGCAATGACTGGACAACTCACTTCAAAAAGTGATGTTTATAGCTTTGGAGTTATACTGCTGGAACTCTTAACGGGGCGTAAACCAGTGGATCATACACTGCCACGAGGACAGCAAAGCCTTGTGACTTGGGTACCAATATTTACTTGTTTCTGTTccgttaatatttatttttgtttattctttCCCTTACAATTTTTGCATTTTGCACATTGTGATTTGTGTTCATTGGATTTTATCAGGCAACACCAAAGCTTAGTGAAGATAAGGTGAAGCAGTGTGTTGATGTTAGACTAAAGGGAGAGTACCCTTCAAAATCAGTTGCAAAGGTAATTTAGGCTTTTAGTTCAACTCCAAAACGCTTGCTTTTGTACATTTTGCTTGCaaacattttattctattcTTAATAGGCTTTAAAGAAATATATGCTATATGctattttgacatttttttttcttgcaaacCACACGATTATTTAAGAGAAACATGTTAATAGTTTTCATTTCATcgaattatttttgtattttgtaataGATGGCTGCTGTTGCTGCATTGTGTGTGCAATATGAAGCTGAGTTTCGACCAAATATGAGCATTATAGTGAAAGCTCTACAGCCTCTACTGAATACTCGTTCTGTTCACTCAAAGGAAGCACCCAAGATGtaataaaaacatgtaaattcCAAAATCattcatttcttctttcagACTGGAGTGCGTTGACCAATTGTCCTTGTGACACGTGTCAGTATTACATAATCTGAAGCATATAGTATTAAAGTATATTTTGCgttattatatttgtatctCAACTAAGCATGTTATagctgatataaaaaaaatagtgatggTAGGTGGCAAGAGCCTATCATAGATGGTTAAGTTTATGGTTTGAATACttattaatttgtatttgtttgtttgtttttcctaTAAGCCGTGTACAagtgaatttataatattactTGTCATGTACATCACATGTCTAGTTGCTTTACTATTTCAAAGAGAGGTTTCTTCTCAACGCGTAGGGAATCTAGAagcatgcttcttttttttcctttttgatgtCGTTAAGTTTTAccgttgaaacttgaaactttttCTAAATTTGTTCGACAGCATCACAATGCGAATTTAAGATACTTATTAGTTTGTCTTTTAGCTCAATTATTTTCTTAGAATCTAATTCGAGAAGACACTGATCACTTATTTCTTACCAAGTTGTTGTCACTTTCTAAGTTTTTTAACCTCTACAATGGTATATCAAAAGGTTTTGTTATTTACGGATGGTGCCATGCACGATGCAACAGAAAACAGATCTGGTTGAATATAGTTTAgtaacatataattattttgtgcacccagcattttttcTTGTACTCTCaacaatttttgttattttcaaaattattcttaacaaatttatatattcatgaTGTGTATGGGTCCATACAGATTATCAATTTAGTATATGTTttacgaattaatttaaaattaataaaatttataacctATAACATTCAAGTTAATATGATGTCCTAATTAACTAagctaataaattaattatattataaaataattaatgttattatatataacactaaaatttctaatgtaccaaaattaattatcacaaaatttattatgtaaatttatatgtacattaaatatatattagaaattttagtgttatatatagtagtattaattattttataacataattgacttatttattcaattgattagagtgttattattaattttgaaaaaaataaaaaaaatattgggtgCACAAAACAATTCCCTTAATAACAATACATTTAACTTGAACCATGCGTTTATTGGGTTATTTTGTTTGgcgtttttttttgttggtcttATAGTTTTCATGGCGGAAGCTTTCTCAAGGTTAATCGAAGAGTATAtcacaaataagaaaaaagggaGTATATCACAAGGTTATTCAAATTTTACgtaataaaaatgtttaaataaacAATTGAAAAGTTGAGTTGGTCTTTGATTAAAACTGACTGGTTTAACCAATCAAATCAAGAATTAGGGATCTcgctaattttaaaattttgacaaCGTTATTTTATTATCACTCAAGTTgatttaaatgaaaaagaaaactataaGGGGAGCATTGTTTTAAGTTATCACTTTCTGCTCAAATAAACCATTGTTAGAATTTGTGTATGAATTCTTGTCCATGAGTGAAAGAGAGAGTGTTAGTGACCTTAACCGACCTGTTT
Protein-coding sequences here:
- the PTI1B gene encoding Pti1 kinase-like protein; its protein translation is MGCFGFCKGDDSVTVADRGPFMQSTPTGNPSYHGRHTAVTAPRTINFQPIAVPSITVDELKSLTDNFGSKYFIGEGAYGKVYQATLKNGHAVVIKKLDSSNQPEQEFLSQVSIVSRLKHENVVELVNYCVDGPFRALAYEYAPKGSLHDILHGRKGVKGAQPGPVLSWAQRVKIAVGAARGLEYLHEKAEIHIIHRYIKSSNILLFDDDVAKVADFDLSNQAPDAAARLHSTRVLGTFGYHAPEYAMTGQLTSKSDVYSFGVILLELLTGRKPVDHTLPRGQQSLVTWATPKLSEDKVKQCVDVRLKGEYPSKSVAKMAAVAALCVQYEAEFRPNMSIIVKALQPLLNTRSVHSKEAPKM